From a region of the Xanthomonas rydalmerensis genome:
- a CDS encoding phosphocholine-specific phospholipase C codes for MVEHSRRRFLARASLALGAGAAMPLLPGVIRSALAVPPARVTGTLQDVQHVVILMQENRSFDHYFGCLRGVRGYGDPRPLRLPSGKPVWYQPEGKGSDRYVLPFRLNSQTSSAQWMKDLNHDWKGSHETWKHHDAWIAQKSAMSMGHFQREDLPFYYALADAFTLCDGYHASLFGPTNPNRMYMFTGTSGLSVGNDGEQAVNNRDDGNWTADMARDNPRFPGYTWSTYSERLQQAGISWQVYQEFDNYGDNSHPYFANFRKLDRASPLYRRGRAIVPGSTAENAKASRGEHLVAAFARDVRAGTLPQVSWIVAPYLLSEHPEATPAYGESLSARLLEVLAASPEVWSKTVFLINYDENDGFFDHVPPALPAIRPELGASNVDLHGEDYHGVPVGLGPRVPMLVVSPWSRGGWVNSQVFDHTSVLRFLECRFGVMEPNINPWRRTVAGDLTSTLDFVGHDPAPVALPDTRDYIARIDATATLPPPQRPAQQALPVQEPGQRPARALPYDFDVRLQVQGDARVLRMRNRGAAGVALNAYADDGVAGPWFYTLAAGSELQDARAWRGDAADAGYALRVHGPNGFLREFHGDGIGDAGLLAEADYDAAAQCLLLTLGNAGTQPCALRVRDGYRGDGGEQTLTLAAGDRTVVRLPLQAQHHWYDLTIDSATLPQWRRRLAGHIETGRPSMSDPAIGRTVDA; via the coding sequence GTGGTCGAACACAGTCGTCGTCGTTTTCTCGCCCGCGCGTCCCTGGCCCTGGGAGCCGGCGCGGCCATGCCGCTGTTGCCAGGCGTCATCCGCAGCGCGCTGGCGGTGCCGCCGGCGCGGGTCACCGGCACGCTGCAGGACGTTCAGCACGTGGTGATCCTGATGCAGGAGAACCGTTCCTTCGATCACTACTTCGGCTGCCTGCGCGGGGTGCGCGGCTATGGCGATCCGCGGCCGCTGCGGCTGCCCAGCGGCAAGCCGGTCTGGTACCAGCCCGAGGGCAAGGGCAGCGATCGCTATGTGTTGCCGTTCCGGCTCAATAGCCAGACCAGCAGCGCGCAGTGGATGAAGGATCTCAATCACGACTGGAAGGGCTCGCACGAGACCTGGAAGCACCACGACGCCTGGATCGCGCAGAAGAGCGCGATGAGCATGGGCCACTTCCAGCGCGAGGACCTGCCGTTCTATTACGCGCTGGCCGATGCCTTCACCCTCTGCGACGGCTACCACGCCTCGCTGTTCGGCCCGACCAATCCCAACCGCATGTACATGTTCACCGGCACCAGCGGGCTGAGCGTCGGCAATGACGGCGAGCAGGCGGTAAATAACCGCGACGACGGCAACTGGACCGCGGACATGGCGCGCGACAATCCGCGCTTCCCCGGTTACACCTGGAGCACCTACTCCGAGCGCCTGCAGCAGGCCGGCATCAGCTGGCAGGTGTATCAGGAGTTCGATAACTACGGCGACAACAGCCATCCGTACTTCGCCAACTTCCGCAAGCTGGACCGCGCATCGCCGCTGTATCGTCGTGGCCGTGCCATCGTGCCCGGGTCCACTGCCGAGAACGCCAAGGCCTCGCGCGGCGAACATCTGGTGGCGGCGTTCGCGCGCGACGTGCGTGCCGGCACGCTGCCGCAGGTGTCGTGGATCGTCGCCCCGTACTTGCTCAGCGAGCATCCCGAGGCGACGCCGGCCTATGGCGAATCCTTGAGCGCGCGTCTGCTCGAGGTGCTGGCCGCCTCGCCGGAGGTCTGGTCGAAGACCGTGTTCCTGATCAACTACGACGAGAACGACGGCTTCTTCGACCACGTGCCGCCGGCGTTGCCGGCGATCCGGCCGGAACTGGGCGCCAGCAACGTGGACCTGCATGGCGAGGACTATCATGGCGTGCCGGTCGGCCTGGGGCCGCGGGTACCGATGCTGGTGGTGTCGCCGTGGAGCCGCGGCGGCTGGGTGAACTCGCAGGTGTTCGACCACACCTCGGTGCTGCGTTTCCTCGAATGCCGTTTCGGGGTGATGGAGCCGAACATCAATCCCTGGCGCCGCACCGTCGCCGGCGATCTGACCTCCACGCTGGATTTCGTCGGCCACGATCCGGCGCCGGTGGCGTTGCCGGATACCCGCGACTACATCGCCCGCATCGACGCCACCGCGACCCTGCCGCCGCCACAGCGCCCTGCACAGCAGGCGCTGCCGGTGCAGGAACCCGGCCAGCGTCCGGCGCGCGCGCTGCCCTACGACTTCGACGTGCGGCTGCAGGTGCAGGGAGATGCGCGGGTGTTGCGCATGCGCAACCGCGGCGCCGCCGGCGTGGCGCTCAATGCCTATGCCGACGATGGCGTGGCCGGACCCTGGTTCTACACACTGGCCGCCGGCAGCGAACTGCAGGATGCGCGCGCGTGGCGCGGCGATGCCGCCGACGCCGGCTATGCGCTGCGCGTGCACGGGCCCAACGGGTTCCTGCGCGAGTTCCATGGCGACGGGATCGGCGATGCCGGACTGCTGGCCGAGGCCGACTACGATGCCGCCGCGCAATGCCTGCTGCTGACGCTGGGCAATGCCGGCACGCAGCCCTGCGCCCTGCGCGTCCGCGACGGGTACCGCGGCGATGGCGGCGAGCAGACGCTCACCCTGGCTGCCGGCGACCGCACCGTCGTGCGTCTGCCGTTGCAGGCGCAGCACCATTGGTACGACCTGACCATCGACAGTGCGACCCTGCCGCAATGGCGGCGGCGCCTGGCCGGACACATCGAGACCGGCCGCCCGAGCATGAGCGATCCGGCGATCGGCCGCACGGTCGACGCGTAG
- a CDS encoding MFS transporter, protein MLFTFFLTETCHLPPATAGALLASTLALNGVLDLLLGRWQRTRIASATDAARFQAIGAAIAALFFLLFCASSLVAEWARPAWALATLIGFRCVYPLVDVAQNALIVLGSATLHERQHVTVRRTFFSALAHLAVCLCVAPLLLRLSARSGIEFAGAGAAIALITVSCAVPLAWCRNTIGEPPAGMHAGWRAAPPLRLSSIILLTVLVGFLVSGFRKLEPYVSAYAHAPGKESNLSLAVALGVLLVQPLWRCMLGQCSHRGIFLVSSAALLGAGTLLHQVGERGAYATYAAGLLSGIGFSGIGTALWLCVAATASQRTATRDYGMLTCASKIAQAAGTFAIALMLQQSDYRTALAVAGSPASLLVQAIPLAVGLLSAVAALMPRLSGQKIAEQQRCRADRRGRLRRQLGNA, encoded by the coding sequence GTGCTGTTCACGTTTTTCCTGACCGAAACCTGCCACCTGCCGCCAGCCACTGCCGGCGCGTTGCTGGCTTCCACGCTCGCCCTGAACGGAGTGTTGGACCTGCTGCTGGGCCGCTGGCAGCGCACACGCATCGCGTCGGCAACGGATGCCGCGCGTTTCCAGGCGATCGGCGCCGCGATCGCCGCCCTGTTCTTCTTGCTGTTCTGCGCGTCCTCGCTGGTAGCCGAGTGGGCACGGCCGGCCTGGGCATTGGCGACCCTGATCGGCTTTCGCTGCGTCTATCCGCTGGTGGACGTCGCCCAGAACGCCTTGATCGTACTGGGGTCGGCGACGCTGCACGAGCGCCAGCACGTCACCGTGCGACGGACGTTCTTCTCTGCGTTGGCGCACCTGGCGGTATGCCTGTGCGTCGCACCGCTGCTGCTGCGCTTGTCGGCGCGCAGCGGCATCGAATTCGCCGGCGCCGGCGCGGCGATCGCGCTGATCACGGTGAGCTGCGCAGTGCCGCTGGCATGGTGCAGGAACACGATTGGCGAACCGCCAGCCGGCATGCATGCGGGTTGGCGCGCCGCACCGCCATTGCGGCTTTCGTCGATCATCTTACTGACCGTGCTCGTCGGCTTCCTGGTGTCCGGCTTTCGCAAGCTGGAGCCGTATGTCTCCGCCTATGCGCACGCGCCGGGGAAAGAATCGAACCTGTCGCTGGCGGTCGCGCTGGGCGTGCTGTTGGTGCAGCCGCTGTGGCGGTGCATGTTGGGCCAATGCAGCCACCGCGGCATCTTCCTGGTCTCGAGCGCGGCGCTGCTCGGCGCCGGCACGCTGCTGCATCAGGTCGGCGAGCGCGGGGCCTACGCCACCTACGCCGCCGGGCTCCTGTCGGGGATCGGCTTCAGCGGCATCGGCACGGCCTTGTGGCTGTGCGTGGCGGCCACGGCCAGCCAACGCACCGCCACCCGCGACTACGGCATGCTCACGTGCGCGTCGAAGATCGCCCAGGCGGCAGGTACCTTCGCCATCGCCCTGATGCTGCAGCAGTCCGATTACCGCACCGCGCTCGCCGTTGCAGGCTCGCCTGCGTCGCTGCTGGTGCAGGCGATCCCACTGGCGGTCGGACTATTGAGCGCGGTGGCGGCGCTGATGCCCCGGCTAAGCGGACAAAAGATCGCCGAACAGCAACGCTGCCGCGCCGACCGGCGCGGTCGTCTCCGGCGGCAGTTGGGCAACGCATAG